The following proteins come from a genomic window of Campylobacter coli 76339:
- a CDS encoding [NiFe] hydrogenase nickel incorporation protein HypA, translated as MHELSIVESLIELCEENAFAHKAKSVQEIYVKIGRLSGIEVELFRRCFETFRENSELCKNAKLFIELAPLEILCLKCDQTSILEENVFKCPKCESIKYKISQGEDLHLMRLVME; from the coding sequence ATGCACGAGCTTAGTATAGTAGAGTCTTTAATCGAACTTTGTGAAGAAAATGCTTTTGCTCATAAAGCTAAAAGCGTGCAAGAGATTTATGTAAAAATAGGTCGTTTAAGCGGTATAGAAGTAGAGCTTTTTAGACGTTGTTTTGAAACTTTTAGGGAAAATTCAGAGCTTTGCAAAAATGCAAAGCTTTTTATAGAGCTTGCACCACTTGAAATTTTGTGTTTAAAATGCGATCAAACAAGTATTTTAGAAGAAAATGTTTTTAAGTGTCCTAAATGCGAAAGCATAAAGTATAAAATCTCACAAGGTGAGGATTTGCACCTCATGCGACTTGTGATGGAGTGA
- a CDS encoding [NiFe] hydrogenase metallocenter assembly protein HypE, whose translation MKNISLAHGGGGEEMNELLTKLFKIFDNKILNENNDAAILGNLALSTDSFVLSPIFLDDEVNIGKLCVCGSVNDVLMVGAKPKYLSLGLILEEGFELEKLERILKSIKEECEKCGVELVCGDTKVVPKGKGDEIYINTTALGEIISKKESKNIKAGLSILVSGDVGRHGASVLIKRNELEADIKSDCKALDKEVLELLEKDIKVVAMRDATRGGLSAVLNEWAKQSGNDLLIFEEKIKIQDEVLGLCELFGYEAFELANEGTFILCVEKEDELKALEILKKYNANASIIGEVLEEKKARVILENAYGAKRFLEAPKGELLPRIC comes from the coding sequence ATGAAAAATATTTCTTTGGCTCATGGGGGTGGCGGAGAAGAGATGAACGAGCTTTTAACTAAGCTTTTTAAGATCTTTGATAATAAAATTTTAAATGAAAACAATGATGCGGCGATTTTGGGAAATTTGGCTTTAAGCACGGATTCTTTTGTCTTAAGTCCTATCTTTTTAGATGATGAGGTAAATATAGGTAAGCTTTGCGTTTGCGGTTCTGTTAATGATGTTTTAATGGTAGGAGCAAAACCAAAATACCTTAGCTTAGGACTTATTTTAGAAGAGGGCTTTGAGCTAGAAAAACTTGAACGCATTTTAAAAAGCATTAAAGAAGAGTGTGAAAAATGCGGGGTTGAGTTGGTTTGTGGTGATACTAAAGTGGTGCCAAAAGGCAAGGGGGATGAAATTTATATCAACACCACTGCTTTAGGCGAAATCATCTCTAAAAAAGAGAGTAAAAATATCAAAGCAGGACTTAGCATACTTGTTTCAGGTGATGTGGGCAGGCACGGGGCTAGTGTTTTGATCAAAAGAAATGAATTAGAAGCGGATATAAAAAGCGACTGCAAGGCTTTAGATAAGGAAGTTTTGGAGCTTTTAGAAAAAGACATAAAAGTCGTAGCTATGCGTGATGCAACGCGCGGGGGACTTAGTGCAGTTTTAAACGAATGGGCAAAGCAAAGCGGGAATGATCTTTTGATTTTTGAAGAAAAGATAAAAATACAAGATGAGGTTTTAGGACTTTGTGAGCTTTTTGGCTATGAGGCTTTTGAACTTGCAAATGAAGGCACTTTTATACTTTGCGTTGAAAAAGAGGATGAGTTAAAGGCTTTGGAAATTTTAAAAAAATACAACGCAAATGCTAGTATCATAGGAGAAGTTTTAGAAGAGAAAAAAGCTCGTGTGATTTTAGAAAATGCTTATGGAGCTAAACGCTTTTTAGAAGCTCCTAAGGGCGAACTTTTACCGAGAATTTGCTAA
- a CDS encoding [NiFe] hydrogenase metallocenter assembly protein HypD translates to MNFIDEFRDKDNILALKKLIEQEIKTPINIMEICGGHTHSIMKYALPSILPKEINFIHGPGCPVCVMPRVRIDTAIKLASMKDTIFCTLGDLLRVPGSEISLLDLRARGADVRALYSPLEVLDIARQNLNKTIIFFAIGFETTTPMSALLLEKVIEQNLKNVFFHINHITVPAPVEAIMNDENVKINAFLGPSHVSVITGYGIYKPLATKFKTPIAVSGFEPVDIMESVLNIVRQINKGSFEVFNQYKRAVSEKGNEKAQNLVKKYFQVCDFEFRGLGLIKEGGLELKEEFSAYDASKQFDCAVQSKSESKACICGQILRGLAKPYDCKVFGKACTPKSPIGSCMVSGEGACAAYYKYSKVNA, encoded by the coding sequence ATGAATTTCATCGATGAATTTAGAGATAAAGATAATATTTTAGCCTTAAAAAAGCTTATAGAACAAGAAATTAAAACACCGATTAATATCATGGAAATTTGTGGTGGGCATACGCATAGTATTATGAAATACGCTTTGCCTTCTATTTTGCCTAAGGAGATCAATTTCATCCATGGGCCAGGTTGCCCTGTTTGTGTGATGCCAAGAGTTCGCATTGATACTGCGATCAAACTTGCTTCTATGAAAGATACGATTTTTTGCACCTTAGGAGATCTTTTAAGGGTTCCAGGAAGTGAAATTTCTTTGCTTGATTTAAGAGCAAGGGGAGCGGATGTAAGAGCGCTTTACTCTCCGCTTGAAGTTTTGGATATTGCTAGGCAAAATTTAAACAAAACCATCATCTTTTTTGCCATAGGTTTTGAAACTACTACGCCTATGAGTGCTTTACTTCTTGAAAAAGTGATAGAGCAAAATTTAAAAAATGTTTTTTTTCATATTAATCATATCACAGTTCCAGCACCTGTAGAAGCGATTATGAATGATGAAAATGTAAAGATCAATGCCTTTTTAGGGCCTTCTCATGTAAGTGTGATCACAGGTTATGGGATTTACAAACCTTTAGCGACTAAGTTTAAAACCCCTATAGCAGTGAGTGGTTTTGAGCCTGTAGATATCATGGAAAGCGTTTTAAATATAGTAAGACAAATCAATAAAGGCAGTTTCGAAGTCTTTAATCAATACAAAAGAGCAGTGAGTGAAAAAGGCAATGAAAAAGCACAAAATTTGGTTAAAAAATACTTTCAAGTTTGTGATTTTGAATTCCGTGGTTTAGGGCTTATAAAAGAGGGTGGCTTGGAATTAAAAGAAGAATTTAGCGCTTATGATGCGAGCAAGCAATTTGACTGCGCAGTGCAAAGTAAAAGTGAAAGTAAGGCTTGTATTTGCGGACAAATTTTAAGAGGTTTGGCAAAGCCTTATGATTGTAAGGTTTTTGGTAAAGCCTGTACCCCAAAAAGCCCTATAGGAAGCTGTATGGTTTCAGGCGAGGGAGCTTGTGCGGCGTATTATAAATACTCAAAGGTGAATGCATGA
- a CDS encoding [NiFe] hydrogenase metallocenter assembly protein HypC: protein MCLSIPSEILEIDELNNALVQTLGVKRKVNLDLIDEPLQKGDYVLIHVGVAMEKIDKEAALESIKTYQEIVEKMNSGEIKSDEGDMGLNEFHR, encoded by the coding sequence ATGTGTTTATCTATACCTTCTGAAATTTTAGAAATCGATGAGCTCAATAATGCCTTGGTGCAAACTCTAGGTGTTAAAAGAAAAGTGAATTTGGATTTGATTGATGAGCCTTTGCAAAAGGGCGATTATGTTTTAATCCATGTAGGTGTTGCCATGGAAAAAATCGACAAAGAAGCCGCTTTAGAAAGTATAAAAACCTATCAAGAAATAGTAGAAAAGATGAACAGTGGTGAGATCAAAAGCGATGAAGGGGATATGGGTTTAAATGAATTTCATCGATGA
- a CDS encoding [NiFe] hydrogenase nickel incorporation-associated protein HypB, whose product MCKDCGCSVNSAHTHEHSHHHDHHHENPSLKESKTIEVISKILSKNDEEAKHNRAHFNEANTLCINLMSSPGSGKTTLLESTIKALKNELKIAVIEGDLETNNDALRVKNAGALAYQITTGQSCHLDAFMVHEALHHLDIKGVDLLFIENVGNLVCPASYDLGEHLNVVLLSVTEGSDKPQKYPVMFKKADIVLITKADLAHHFDFDIKEATKLIKELSPRADIITLDAKNGTNMELWYKLLKLKKELF is encoded by the coding sequence ATGTGTAAGGATTGTGGCTGTTCAGTAAATTCGGCTCATACCCATGAGCATTCTCATCATCATGATCATCATCATGAAAATCCAAGCCTAAAAGAAAGCAAAACCATAGAAGTAATTTCTAAAATCTTAAGTAAAAATGACGAAGAAGCCAAGCATAATAGGGCGCATTTTAATGAAGCAAATACACTTTGTATCAATCTCATGAGCTCTCCAGGAAGCGGAAAAACTACGCTTTTAGAAAGCACGATCAAAGCTTTGAAAAATGAACTTAAAATCGCAGTGATTGAAGGGGATTTAGAAACCAATAACGACGCTTTAAGAGTAAAAAATGCTGGAGCTTTAGCGTATCAAATCACCACAGGACAAAGCTGTCATTTAGATGCTTTTATGGTGCATGAGGCTTTGCATCATTTAGATATTAAAGGAGTGGATTTACTTTTTATAGAAAATGTGGGGAATTTGGTTTGTCCTGCGAGCTATGATTTGGGTGAGCATTTAAATGTAGTCTTGCTTTCTGTGACTGAAGGCAGTGATAAGCCACAAAAATATCCTGTGATGTTTAAAAAAGCAGATATTGTTTTGATTACTAAGGCGGATTTGGCTCATCATTTTGATTTTGATATCAAAGAAGCTACAAAACTCATAAAAGAACTCAGCCCAAGAGCTGATATCATCACTCTTGATGCTAAAAATGGAACCAATATGGAGCTTTGGTATAAATTGCTTAAACTCAAAAAGGAGCTTTTTTAA
- a CDS encoding [NiFe] hydrogenase metallocenter assembly protein HypF, translating into MYRLGYKLQISGLVQGVGFRPLVFELACELGLHGEVKNDGFGVEIILACTKEECENFIYKLKEKLPPLARIDSIDITEQTITNYTHFSIGTSLQNTKTTPMLSDFALCKECKKEFFDEKNPRFLYPFITCTHCGPRFSIIKNLPYDRCNTTMEALKMCEFCKSEYEDPKNRRFHAQPISCPQCKIDVFLKNKKGEILAQDNEAFKTCAKLLKQGKILAIKGMGGFHLMCDAFNLEAIKELRLRKNRPKKPFALMCRDISDAKELCFVDEEEEKLLGSILAPIVILKAKKAFSLIAPDVDKLGIMLAYTPLHLLLFRYFDGVLVATSANLSGESIIKDEDNLLKKLGNVFDFYLDYAREIHNPSDDSIAQVVNRKTMFLRTSRGLNPTYLEIKSDKKGVFLALGSELKNEFVIFYENKLLISPYIGDLKSVDVHERFFSLLDFFKQSYDLSFDQMLCDKHPNFSYTKEFYNTYKIQHHYAHFCALYFEYEKEFKKDEKALGFIFDGTGYGDDGKIWGGEIFIGNLKQYERIAHFENFTLINSDIKNIQNLALSLIWHYNLEDEAKTFLSKIPKIKLENLKKIHTHSILQTSSLGRIIDAFGSIVFDIEKISYEAQIGLMCEAFYDENLDFSYELFFKDGEINFKELIEGALKDEKSKAITGMFNALANLIITFSKAYDLKVLLGGGVFQNKTLLQILKAKNFDFLVSLKYPCNDSSIALGQMVHFLKKD; encoded by the coding sequence ATGTACCGCTTAGGATATAAACTTCAAATTTCAGGACTTGTTCAAGGTGTAGGTTTTCGTCCTCTTGTCTTTGAGCTTGCCTGTGAATTAGGACTTCATGGAGAAGTAAAAAATGATGGTTTTGGGGTAGAAATCATCCTTGCTTGCACCAAAGAAGAATGCGAGAATTTTATCTATAAACTCAAAGAGAAGCTCCCGCCTTTAGCAAGGATAGATAGCATTGATATCACAGAGCAAACGATTACAAATTATACCCATTTTAGCATAGGTACTTCTTTGCAAAATACAAAAACTACTCCGATGCTCAGCGATTTTGCACTTTGTAAAGAGTGCAAAAAAGAATTTTTTGATGAAAAAAATCCGCGTTTTTTATATCCTTTTATCACTTGTACGCATTGTGGGCCAAGATTTAGTATCATTAAAAATCTCCCTTATGACAGGTGCAATACCACAATGGAAGCATTGAAAATGTGTGAGTTTTGCAAAAGTGAATATGAAGATCCTAAAAATAGGCGTTTTCATGCCCAGCCTATAAGTTGCCCTCAGTGTAAAATCGATGTTTTTTTAAAAAATAAAAAGGGTGAAATTCTAGCCCAAGATAATGAAGCTTTTAAGACCTGTGCTAAGCTTTTAAAGCAAGGAAAAATTTTAGCCATCAAAGGCATGGGGGGATTTCATTTGATGTGCGATGCCTTTAATCTTGAAGCTATAAAAGAATTAAGACTTAGAAAAAACCGCCCCAAAAAACCCTTTGCCTTAATGTGTAGAGATATAAGCGATGCTAAAGAGCTTTGTTTTGTGGATGAAGAGGAAGAAAAACTGCTTGGTTCTATTTTAGCTCCTATCGTGATTTTAAAAGCTAAAAAAGCCTTTTCTTTAATCGCCCCTGATGTAGATAAACTCGGCATTATGTTAGCTTACACTCCACTTCATCTTTTACTTTTTAGATATTTTGATGGGGTTTTGGTGGCAACAAGTGCAAATTTAAGTGGTGAAAGCATTATCAAAGATGAGGATAATTTGCTTAAAAAGCTTGGCAATGTTTTTGATTTTTATCTAGACTATGCAAGAGAAATTCACAATCCAAGCGATGATAGCATTGCTCAAGTTGTAAATAGAAAAACCATGTTTTTACGTACTTCAAGGGGTTTAAATCCGACTTATTTGGAAATTAAAAGCGATAAAAAAGGAGTTTTTTTAGCTTTGGGTTCTGAGTTAAAAAATGAATTTGTGATTTTTTATGAAAATAAACTTTTGATTTCTCCTTATATAGGGGATTTAAAAAGTGTTGATGTACACGAGAGATTTTTTTCTTTGCTTGATTTTTTTAAACAAAGTTATGATTTAAGTTTTGATCAAATGCTTTGCGATAAACATCCTAATTTTAGTTACACAAAAGAATTTTACAATACTTATAAAATTCAGCACCATTACGCACATTTTTGCGCACTTTATTTTGAATACGAAAAAGAATTTAAAAAAGATGAAAAAGCTTTGGGTTTTATCTTTGATGGTACGGGTTATGGTGATGATGGAAAAATTTGGGGTGGCGAGATTTTTATAGGGAATTTAAAACAATACGAAAGAATCGCGCATTTTGAGAATTTTACCCTTATTAATAGCGATATAAAAAATATACAAAATTTAGCTTTGAGCTTAATTTGGCATTATAATTTAGAAGATGAGGCTAAGACATTTTTATCTAAAATTCCAAAAATAAAACTTGAAAATCTTAAAAAAATTCACACCCACTCTATACTTCAAACAAGTTCTTTAGGACGCATTATCGATGCTTTTGGGAGTATAGTTTTTGATATAGAAAAAATTTCTTACGAAGCACAAATCGGACTGATGTGCGAAGCATTTTATGATGAAAATTTAGACTTTTCTTACGAGCTTTTTTTCAAGGATGGAGAAATCAACTTTAAAGAACTCATTGAGGGTGCTTTAAAGGATGAAAAAAGCAAGGCTATTACGGGTATGTTTAATGCTTTGGCAAATTTGATTATAACTTTTAGCAAGGCCTATGATTTAAAAGTGCTTTTAGGGGGTGGAGTTTTTCAAAATAAAACCTTACTTCAAATTTTAAAAGCTAAAAATTTTGACTTTCTCGTATCTTTAAAATACCCTTGCAATGATAGCTCCATAGCCCTAGGACAAATGGTGCATTTTTTAAAAAAAGACTGA
- a CDS encoding Predicted metal-dependent hydrolase: MARQSSSVKSFRYLNRDFFYQIKNIKTLRLKLNEKGEFHLSIPQFYPLEKAKEFLYKNEIWIQKTYLNFQSKKARLSENEIYFLGKKYILNLDESFKKTRISKGEIQSASGEDLDNFLKQNAKIIFSFYLKKWSKKTNLYYSHLSIKKMKTRWGSCNHKKGYINLNLRLLEKSLRAIEYVILHELSHIKFPNHSKEFYDFISSFMSDFRQREKEF, from the coding sequence ATGGCAAGGCAAAGCTCTAGTGTAAAAAGTTTTCGTTATTTAAATAGGGATTTTTTCTATCAAATCAAAAACATTAAAACCTTGCGTTTAAAGCTCAATGAAAAGGGCGAATTTCATTTAAGTATCCCTCAATTTTATCCGCTAGAAAAAGCAAAAGAATTTTTATATAAAAATGAAATTTGGATACAAAAAACTTATCTTAATTTTCAAAGCAAAAAAGCAAGGCTTAGCGAAAATGAAATATATTTTTTAGGTAAAAAATATATTTTAAATTTAGATGAAAGCTTTAAAAAAACGCGAATTTCAAAGGGTGAAATTCAAAGTGCTTCAGGAGAAGATTTGGATAATTTTTTAAAACAAAATGCAAAAATCATTTTTTCTTTTTATCTTAAAAAATGGAGCAAAAAAACAAATTTATATTATTCTCATTTGAGCATTAAAAAAATGAAAACGCGTTGGGGATCTTGCAATCATAAAAAAGGCTATATCAACTTAAATTTAAGACTTTTAGAAAAAAGCTTAAGAGCTATAGAATATGTAATTTTACATGAATTAAGCCACATTAAATTCCCAAATCACAGCAAAGAATTTTATGATTTTATCTCTTCTTTTATGAGCGATTTTAGACAAAGAGAAAAAGAATTTTAA
- a CDS encoding Multi antimicrobial extrusion protein (Na(+)/drug antiporter), MATE family of MDR efflux pumps, which translates to MAKKQLSLTKLSVPIFWDLLSKYLTIIINTAMVSHYSNSLVGAMGAGNLIADLFITIFSFLSVGCSVVIAQAIGARDLVLARKVIHQSLFLNALLGFVCAVFIVWQGELLLRLANIPEEKLQDGIIYLRMLGICLLFDALGIVLAAIIRVYNMAYWVMFIGFLMDIIVIIGNFYALHFTQSELLGVGLSNLVARFVAVAALLIILFYKLKIHLKIQEMIRLEKAVVKKVLNIGGFSAGENLLWIVQYFIAFSFVAKLGSNNDSVQTIYFQISMLIMLIGQAISIANEIIVGKLVGAKYQNIAYKHAWNALYLSVIASAIVAVLNFVFKDFTMDLLDLKPELRELMLPLFTLSIFLEISRTFNIVMVNALRASGDAKFPFFSGLVFMMGVSLPVGYVLCFHFGLGILGVWIGFCADEFLRGLVNAYRWKSKKWQGKALV; encoded by the coding sequence ATGGCAAAAAAACAACTTTCCCTAACAAAACTCAGTGTTCCTATTTTTTGGGATTTGCTTTCAAAATACCTTACTATCATCATCAATACTGCTATGGTTTCGCATTATTCAAATTCCCTTGTGGGTGCTATGGGAGCAGGGAATTTAATCGCTGATTTGTTTATCACGATTTTTAGTTTTTTAAGTGTGGGTTGTAGTGTTGTGATCGCTCAAGCCATAGGAGCAAGGGATTTAGTCTTAGCAAGAAAAGTGATACATCAAAGCTTGTTTTTAAATGCGCTTTTGGGTTTTGTTTGCGCGGTGTTTATCGTATGGCAAGGAGAGCTTTTGCTTAGGCTTGCTAATATCCCTGAAGAAAAGTTACAAGATGGCATTATCTATCTAAGAATGCTAGGAATTTGTTTGCTTTTTGATGCTTTGGGGATTGTATTGGCTGCTATTATCAGGGTTTATAATATGGCTTATTGGGTTATGTTTATAGGCTTTTTGATGGATATCATAGTCATTATAGGTAATTTTTATGCTCTGCATTTTACTCAAAGCGAGCTTTTAGGAGTAGGGCTTAGCAATCTCGTTGCGCGTTTTGTGGCGGTGGCTGCTTTGCTTATCATACTTTTTTATAAATTAAAAATTCATCTTAAAATTCAAGAAATGATAAGGCTTGAAAAAGCTGTGGTGAAAAAAGTTTTAAACATAGGCGGTTTTTCAGCGGGAGAAAATTTGCTTTGGATAGTGCAGTATTTTATCGCCTTTTCTTTTGTGGCAAAACTTGGATCAAACAATGATAGCGTGCAAACGATTTATTTTCAAATTTCAATGCTTATCATGCTTATTGGACAAGCAATCAGCATAGCAAATGAAATCATCGTGGGTAAATTAGTGGGTGCAAAATACCAAAATATCGCCTATAAGCACGCTTGGAATGCCTTGTATTTGAGCGTGATAGCCAGTGCTATAGTGGCGGTTTTAAATTTTGTTTTTAAAGATTTTACTATGGACTTGCTTGATTTAAAACCTGAGCTTAGAGAGCTTATGCTTCCTTTATTTACGCTTTCTATTTTTCTTGAAATTTCACGCACTTTTAATATAGTCATGGTCAATGCCCTAAGAGCGAGCGGGGATGCGAAATTTCCATTTTTTAGTGGACTTGTTTTTATGATGGGTGTTTCTTTACCGGTGGGCTATGTGCTTTGTTTTCATTTTGGGCTTGGAATTTTGGGAGTATGGATAGGTTTTTGTGCAGATGAGTTTTTAAGAGGGCTTGTAAATGCTTATAGATGGAAGAGTAAGAAATGGCAAGGCAAAGCTCTAGTGTAA
- a CDS encoding Phosphate transport ATP-binding protein PstB (TC 3.A.1.7.1), with the protein MIAKTTNLNLFYGKKQALFDINMQIEQNKITALIGASGCGKSTFLRCFNRMNDKIAKIDGLVEIEGKDVKNQDVVVLRKNVGMVFQQPNVFVKSIYENISYAPKLHGMIKSKDEEEALVVDCLQKVGLFEEVKDKLKQNALALSGGQQQRLCIARALAIKPKLLLLDEPTSALDPISSGVIEELLKELSHNLSMIMVTHNMQQGKRVADYTAFFHLGELIEFGESKEFFENPKQEKTKAYLSGAFG; encoded by the coding sequence GTGATAGCAAAAACAACAAATTTAAATTTATTTTATGGAAAAAAACAAGCTTTATTTGATATCAATATGCAAATCGAGCAAAATAAAATCACTGCATTAATCGGTGCTTCAGGATGTGGAAAATCTACCTTTTTGCGTTGTTTTAACAGAATGAATGACAAAATTGCAAAAATCGATGGTTTGGTAGAAATCGAAGGAAAAGATGTAAAAAATCAAGATGTAGTAGTTTTGCGTAAAAATGTCGGTATGGTTTTTCAACAACCTAATGTTTTTGTAAAAAGCATTTATGAAAATATCTCTTATGCTCCAAAACTTCATGGCATGATTAAAAGCAAGGATGAGGAAGAAGCTTTGGTGGTGGATTGTTTGCAAAAAGTAGGGCTTTTTGAAGAAGTTAAAGACAAGCTCAAGCAAAATGCTCTAGCTCTTTCAGGCGGACAACAACAACGCCTTTGTATCGCAAGAGCTTTAGCGATCAAACCTAAACTTTTGCTTTTAGATGAGCCAACTTCTGCACTTGATCCTATAAGTTCAGGTGTGATTGAAGAGCTTTTGAAAGAATTAAGCCATAATCTTTCTATGATCATGGTTACGCACAATATGCAACAAGGCAAACGCGTGGCTGATTATACAGCATTTTTTCACCTTGGAGAGCTTATAGAATTTGGGGAAAGTAAGGAATTTTTTGAAAATCCAAAGCAAGAAAAAACCAAAGCTTATCTAAGCGGTGCCTTTGGGTGA